One window of Candidatus Binatota bacterium genomic DNA carries:
- a CDS encoding taurine dioxygenase, with protein sequence MEVFPSGAALGAEVRGLGLTRELTGTEIAGVMAALVEHKVLFFRDQPLEPADHHRFASCFGSLQRHPAFPHVDDYPELTILESDRARPSKIDKWHCDMTYLECPPLGSVLRGTVIPDEGGDTMWINTEAAWAALPAALRQQLEAMTAEHSFAHGYRESLAEPGGRERLAVAVADNPPVLHPVMRRHPVSNRPCLFVNSLFTTRLLGVEEQESEQLLARLFEHLEKPEFHCRFHWEVDSIAFWDNRATQHKPVQDWWPARRCHQRITIEGDRPV encoded by the coding sequence GTGGAAGTTTTTCCTTCAGGGGCGGCCCTCGGGGCCGAAGTAAGGGGGCTTGGTCTTACCCGCGAATTGACGGGTACAGAGATAGCAGGGGTGATGGCGGCGCTGGTCGAGCACAAGGTGCTGTTCTTTCGCGACCAGCCTCTTGAGCCAGCCGATCACCACCGCTTTGCGTCCTGCTTTGGTTCGTTGCAACGCCACCCGGCGTTTCCCCACGTGGACGACTACCCCGAGCTCACCATACTCGAAAGCGACCGCGCGCGTCCTTCAAAAATAGACAAGTGGCACTGCGACATGACTTACCTCGAGTGCCCACCGCTGGGCAGTGTGCTCAGGGGTACAGTCATTCCTGACGAGGGCGGCGACACCATGTGGATTAATACCGAGGCAGCATGGGCAGCGTTGCCGGCGGCCCTCAGGCAACAGCTCGAAGCAATGACCGCCGAGCACAGCTTTGCCCACGGCTACCGCGAGAGCCTGGCCGAACCTGGTGGTAGGGAGCGGCTGGCCGTGGCGGTGGCCGACAACCCGCCTGTGCTGCACCCGGTGATGCGTCGTCACCCGGTGAGCAATCGCCCCTGCCTGTTCGTCAACAGCCTGTTCACCACCCGCTTGCTCGGCGTCGAAGAGCAGGAGAGCGAGCAGTTGCTTGCCCGGTTGTTTGAGCACCTCGAGAAGCCGGAGTTCCATTGCCGCTTTCACTGGGAGGTCGACTCGATCGCTTTCTGGGACAACCGCGCCACGCAGCACAAGCCGGTACAGGATTGGTGGCCGGCGCGCCGTTGCCACCAGCGCATTACCATAGAGGGCGACCGACCGGTGTGA
- a CDS encoding alanine:cation symporter family protein, translated as MAAVVFYAVPIGDAQVPLIVAWLIGAGLFFTFYLRFINFRGMAEGLRIVTGKRRSPNSSGEISPWGALSTAVSGTVGIGNIGGVAVAISMGGPGATFWLLVAGLLGMASKCAECVLGVRYRQVDENGQVSGGPMYYLRAGFAERGWPLAGRALGGFYAVAIVLGCLGAGNMFQSNQVFEQLLVVTGGADGPMAGRSLEVGLLLAVAVGLVLVGGIQSIARVTTRLVPFMALFYCLGALLVIGLNFDKVPGAFASIWHGAFSPEGISGGVLGVMMLGFRRAAFSNEAGLGSAAIAHSAVNTHHPATEGLVGLLEPFIDTVVICTMTALVILTTVYEPSLAGSGVQGVALTSRAFESTLSWSPAAVGLAALLFAYSTMIAWGYYGLKGWTYLVGDSRVAELSFKLVYCAFVVLGCVLDLDAVLTMSDALLFVVALPNVIGLYVLAPRIRESLDDYFS; from the coding sequence ATGGCCGCGGTAGTTTTCTACGCTGTACCCATAGGCGACGCGCAGGTGCCGCTCATCGTGGCCTGGTTAATAGGCGCGGGCCTGTTTTTTACCTTCTACCTGCGCTTCATCAATTTTCGTGGCATGGCCGAGGGCCTGCGCATAGTTACGGGCAAGCGCCGCTCACCGAATTCAAGCGGGGAGATCAGTCCCTGGGGCGCGCTTTCGACGGCCGTGTCGGGCACCGTGGGCATCGGCAACATAGGCGGCGTGGCCGTGGCGATTTCAATGGGTGGCCCCGGGGCGACGTTCTGGCTCCTGGTCGCCGGCCTGCTGGGCATGGCCAGCAAGTGTGCCGAGTGCGTGCTGGGGGTACGCTACCGCCAGGTCGACGAGAACGGCCAGGTGTCGGGCGGCCCCATGTACTACCTGCGCGCGGGTTTCGCCGAGCGCGGCTGGCCGCTGGCTGGTCGAGCGCTGGGCGGGTTCTACGCGGTGGCCATAGTGCTGGGCTGCCTGGGCGCGGGCAACATGTTCCAGAGCAACCAGGTCTTCGAACAACTGCTGGTCGTGACCGGTGGTGCCGACGGCCCCATGGCCGGGCGCTCACTGGAGGTGGGCCTGCTTCTGGCCGTGGCCGTGGGCCTGGTGCTGGTGGGCGGCATACAATCCATAGCCCGTGTCACCACTCGCCTGGTGCCGTTCATGGCCTTGTTCTACTGCCTGGGTGCGCTGCTGGTCATCGGCCTTAACTTCGACAAGGTCCCGGGTGCGTTTGCTTCGATATGGCACGGGGCGTTCTCGCCCGAGGGCATAAGCGGTGGCGTGCTGGGCGTGATGATGCTCGGGTTTCGCCGCGCGGCTTTCTCAAACGAGGCTGGACTCGGCTCGGCCGCCATCGCCCACTCGGCGGTCAACACCCACCACCCTGCAACCGAGGGCCTGGTCGGATTGCTCGAACCGTTTATCGACACGGTCGTGATCTGCACCATGACGGCGCTGGTGATCCTCACCACGGTGTACGAACCATCGCTGGCGGGCAGCGGGGTACAGGGAGTGGCGCTTACCTCGCGCGCTTTTGAGAGCACGCTGTCGTGGTCGCCGGCAGCCGTCGGCCTGGCCGCGCTGCTGTTCGCGTACTCCACGATGATCGCCTGGGGTTACTACGGGCTCAAGGGTTGGACCTACCTGGTGGGCGACTCGCGCGTGGCCGAGCTTTCTTTCAAGTTGGTCTACTGCGCTTTCGTCGTGCTGGGCTGTGTGCTTGATCTTGACGCCGTGCTCACCATGTCCGACGCGCTGTTGTTCGTAGTAGCGCTGCCCAACGTCATAGGACTGTACGTGTTGGCGCCGCGCATACGCGAGAGCCTCGACGACTACTTCTCCTGA
- a CDS encoding cytochrome P450: MADNIPRGASCPHQLDLMNPELMSQGLPHEDLAAMRRECPVALQDKTEHGDKFWAITGREEIDYISKHPELFSSATNGSHPLPGDQDPGVSDIVRRLIINMDPPEHNQYRKVVSNAFKIRAIDKLEPMMRERAREIVDKVAPRGSCEFVSEVASEMPLFVICELMEMPTEGRQEFSELVTTMLGMDDPELNVSSVDGQLAAARIFEVAMGLATEHKANPKKGTVLDALLTGAVEGEALDEFEFCCFCLILIAGGVETTRTATGQGMRLLMEYPDQLQKLVDDPSLIPGAVEEILRFHPPFNFMQRTATKDLTLGDMEIKEGDIVKMFYPVANRDEAVFGDDSDHFDVTRAERMHDLRGEHRTFGIGHHYCIGAYLARLELSVMFEEIIPRLRNPRLVGEARPLVSHFVTGLKKMQVEFDAEASEG; encoded by the coding sequence ATGGCCGATAACATTCCGCGTGGGGCCTCGTGCCCCCACCAGTTAGACCTGATGAACCCAGAGCTCATGAGCCAGGGGCTTCCACACGAAGACCTGGCCGCCATGAGACGAGAGTGCCCCGTCGCACTGCAGGATAAAACCGAGCACGGCGACAAGTTCTGGGCGATCACCGGCCGCGAGGAGATCGATTATATTTCCAAGCACCCGGAGCTGTTCTCGTCGGCGACCAACGGTTCCCACCCCCTCCCGGGCGACCAGGACCCCGGGGTCAGCGATATAGTGCGCCGCTTGATCATCAACATGGACCCGCCTGAGCACAACCAGTATCGCAAAGTTGTAAGCAACGCGTTCAAGATCAGGGCCATCGACAAGCTCGAACCGATGATGAGAGAGAGAGCTCGCGAGATAGTCGACAAGGTTGCGCCGCGTGGAAGTTGCGAGTTCGTGTCCGAGGTCGCATCGGAAATGCCGCTGTTCGTCATCTGCGAGTTGATGGAAATGCCCACCGAGGGACGGCAGGAGTTCTCGGAGCTGGTCACTACCATGCTCGGCATGGACGACCCCGAGCTCAACGTAAGCTCGGTGGACGGCCAACTCGCGGCGGCGCGGATCTTCGAGGTCGCGATGGGGCTGGCGACCGAACACAAGGCCAACCCTAAAAAGGGCACCGTGCTCGACGCGTTGCTGACCGGCGCGGTGGAAGGCGAGGCGCTGGACGAGTTCGAATTCTGCTGCTTCTGTCTCATACTCATCGCCGGGGGTGTTGAAACCACGCGCACGGCCACGGGCCAGGGCATGCGACTGTTGATGGAATACCCCGACCAGCTGCAGAAACTCGTCGACGACCCTTCGCTGATCCCCGGCGCGGTTGAAGAGATTCTTCGATTTCACCCTCCATTTAATTTCATGCAGCGCACCGCCACCAAGGACCTCACGCTGGGCGACATGGAAATTAAGGAGGGCGACATAGTGAAAATGTTCTACCCGGTGGCCAACCGCGACGAAGCGGTATTCGGTGACGACTCCGATCATTTTGACGTGACCCGCGCCGAGCGGATGCACGACCTGAGAGGAGAACACCGCACTTTCGGCATAGGCCACCACTACTGCATCGGGGCATACCTCGCGCGCTTGGAACTCTCGGTGATGTTCGAAGAAATCATTCCGCGCCTGCGCAACCCGCGCCTGGTGGGTGAAGCACGACCGCTGGTGTCCCACTTCGTTACCGGGTTGAAAAAGATGCAGGTTGAGTTTGACGCCGAGGCCAGCGAGGGCTGA
- a CDS encoding alpha/beta hydrolase has product MTTMEPRPLSLAEKAQRLLLRSMMALPERLQRLLSGGSHIEIDGQTLNSDTQLLIRLTQLAGERSFDNMTVAEVREQMDSGVAVISGPPIQMETVRELVIPGPAGHIPARFYVPPGCEDGGGLLVYYHGGGWVIGGLDSHDLPCRFLASEAGVKVLSIDYRLAPEHPFPAACDDALAAFRWAVEHADSLAVDPARIAVAGDSAGGNLAAAVSLRATRDDGPTPAFQMPIYPVTDLANRTESYRLFAEGFFLTADQMDWFIDHYSASNRENAENPSASPLLAEDLSGLPPAYVTTAGFDPLRDEGEAYAERLKEAGVPVTLKRHEGLVHGFANTTWISEGSRSAMAEAAAALSAAIG; this is encoded by the coding sequence ATGACCACCATGGAACCACGCCCGCTCAGCCTCGCTGAAAAAGCCCAACGCCTGTTGCTGCGATCGATGATGGCACTGCCCGAACGCCTGCAGCGCCTGCTGTCCGGCGGCAGCCATATCGAGATTGACGGGCAGACCCTTAACAGCGACACGCAACTGTTGATTCGCTTGACCCAGCTTGCGGGAGAGAGATCGTTCGACAACATGACGGTGGCCGAGGTACGTGAGCAGATGGACAGTGGGGTGGCAGTGATAAGCGGGCCTCCGATCCAGATGGAAACCGTACGGGAACTGGTAATACCCGGTCCGGCCGGGCACATCCCTGCAAGGTTCTACGTACCACCTGGGTGCGAGGACGGTGGCGGACTGCTGGTGTACTACCACGGTGGTGGCTGGGTCATCGGTGGCCTGGACTCCCACGATTTGCCCTGCCGCTTTCTCGCCAGCGAGGCCGGCGTAAAAGTCCTGTCGATCGATTACCGTCTTGCTCCCGAGCATCCTTTCCCAGCCGCCTGTGACGATGCTCTCGCCGCGTTCCGCTGGGCGGTCGAGCACGCCGACAGCCTGGCTGTCGACCCGGCACGGATCGCCGTGGCCGGGGACAGTGCCGGCGGTAACCTGGCGGCCGCGGTATCGCTACGCGCAACCCGCGACGATGGACCCACGCCTGCTTTCCAGATGCCCATCTACCCCGTGACCGACCTCGCCAACCGGACCGAGTCGTATCGCCTGTTCGCCGAGGGCTTCTTCCTTACCGCTGACCAGATGGATTGGTTCATCGACCACTATAGCGCCAGCAATCGCGAAAACGCCGAAAACCCCTCTGCCTCGCCACTGCTGGCAGAAGACCTTTCGGGCCTGCCACCGGCTTACGTCACCACGGCCGGCTTCGACCCCCTCAGAGACGAGGGCGAAGCATACGCCGAGCGACTGAAGGAAGCAGGCGTACCGGTTACCCTGAAACGCCACGAAGGCCTGGTACACGGCTTCGCGAATACCACCTGGATAAGCGAGGGATCGCGAAGCGCAATGGCAGAAGCAGCCGCGGCGCTGTCGGCGGCTATCGGCTGA
- a CDS encoding MAPEG family protein — MTTDLLMLVYCCTLALLSPALYLAGRFGAAGGMEWLMGNRDSALEVPEWTDRAVRAHYNLIESLVPFAALVLVAHTAGLANETTALGATVFFWARVLYVPVYTAGLQPWRTLVWFVGLGGQLVILGQLI; from the coding sequence ATGACTACCGATCTATTGATGCTGGTTTACTGTTGCACCCTGGCGCTGCTTAGCCCCGCGTTGTACCTGGCCGGACGTTTCGGAGCGGCTGGTGGCATGGAGTGGCTGATGGGCAATCGCGACAGCGCGCTCGAAGTGCCTGAGTGGACCGATCGTGCGGTACGCGCTCACTACAACCTCATCGAGAGCCTGGTGCCGTTTGCCGCTCTCGTGCTGGTTGCCCACACGGCGGGCCTTGCCAACGAGACCACGGCCCTGGGGGCCACGGTGTTTTTCTGGGCCCGCGTTCTTTACGTGCCCGTGTATACGGCCGGCCTTCAGCCCTGGCGCACGCTGGTCTGGTTCGTGGGCCTGGGCGGTCAGCTCGTCATACTCGGACAGCTGATCTGA
- a CDS encoding LLM class flavin-dependent oxidoreductase — protein sequence MEYAVVVGGGQVEQEGHGLDAFVEQAQLAESLGYTTVFVPDHYLFEQMGELKTEQPTYELFALLGAIAQRTRSIKLGSHVACTLFRHPAMLARQFAQLDELSGGRVIAGVGAGWTRAEFEMFGLDFPPVSERLRMMDEAVEIMQALWTGEPCSFDGEHYRLHDAVVRPTPTQQPRPPLMLGGGGKGILRRAGRWADILHMVPEIGKAGTTTLESVSAFGDESVAEKLALVREEAKAAGRTDGAVRYATTIFVYQPADSEKQAAETAEGAAAMFGLTAEQFCRHPAVLAGTTAQMVEELQRREQVHGLSIVALEATGLDSIRNFAERIIANG from the coding sequence ATGGAGTATGCAGTAGTAGTCGGGGGAGGGCAGGTCGAGCAGGAAGGGCACGGGCTGGATGCTTTTGTTGAGCAGGCCCAGCTGGCCGAGTCGCTGGGTTATACGACCGTCTTCGTGCCCGACCATTATCTTTTTGAACAGATGGGCGAGCTCAAGACCGAGCAGCCAACCTACGAGTTGTTTGCGCTGCTTGGTGCCATCGCCCAGCGCACGCGTAGCATCAAGCTGGGCAGCCACGTTGCCTGCACGCTGTTTCGTCACCCGGCCATGCTCGCTCGCCAGTTTGCCCAGCTCGACGAGCTCAGTGGAGGTCGCGTGATTGCCGGCGTAGGTGCCGGCTGGACGAGGGCCGAGTTCGAGATGTTCGGCCTGGACTTTCCGCCCGTGTCCGAGCGCCTGCGCATGATGGACGAGGCGGTAGAGATCATGCAGGCACTGTGGACCGGTGAGCCTTGCAGCTTTGACGGCGAGCACTATCGGCTGCACGACGCCGTGGTCAGGCCGACCCCGACGCAACAGCCGCGACCACCGCTGATGCTGGGCGGCGGTGGCAAGGGCATACTCAGGCGCGCCGGGCGCTGGGCCGATATTCTCCACATGGTGCCCGAGATCGGCAAGGCCGGTACGACCACGTTGGAAAGCGTGAGTGCCTTCGGCGACGAATCGGTCGCCGAAAAGCTCGCGCTGGTGCGGGAGGAGGCCAAAGCCGCTGGCCGGACGGACGGTGCCGTGCGTTATGCTACGACGATTTTCGTTTACCAGCCCGCCGACAGCGAGAAGCAGGCCGCCGAGACCGCCGAGGGCGCGGCTGCCATGTTCGGGCTCACGGCCGAGCAGTTCTGCCGTCACCCGGCCGTGCTCGCGGGCACTACCGCTCAGATGGTCGAGGAACTGCAGCGCCGTGAGCAGGTGCACGGATTGTCCATCGTTGCGCTGGAGGCAACCGGGCTCGACAGTATCCGCAATTTCGCCGAGCGTATAATCGCCAACGGCTAA
- a CDS encoding SDR family oxidoreductase, whose product MGKEMAMAFARAGAEVVVASRKEKACEELATQLTELTGRRALGVGFHAGHWQQCQELVDTAYKHFGRVDVLVNNAGMSPLYPSLAEVSEELFDKVIGVNLKGPFRLSALVGERMAAGDGGSIINVSSIAAVQPTPNELPYATAKAGLNALTLGLARAYAPSVRVNCIMPGPFLTDISKAWDMDAFEQSATAHIPLQRGGQPDEIVGAALYLASDASSYTSGSVIKVDGGTAWPAA is encoded by the coding sequence ATGGGCAAGGAGATGGCGATGGCCTTCGCCCGTGCGGGCGCCGAGGTGGTGGTCGCCAGCCGCAAGGAGAAGGCATGCGAGGAACTGGCCACGCAGCTCACCGAGCTCACCGGTCGACGCGCGCTGGGGGTCGGCTTTCACGCCGGCCACTGGCAGCAGTGCCAGGAGCTGGTCGACACGGCCTACAAGCACTTCGGCCGCGTCGACGTGCTGGTAAACAACGCCGGCATGTCGCCGCTGTACCCTTCGCTCGCCGAGGTGAGCGAAGAACTCTTCGACAAGGTCATAGGCGTAAACCTCAAGGGGCCCTTCAGGCTGTCGGCGCTCGTGGGCGAGCGAATGGCGGCGGGCGACGGCGGGTCTATTATCAACGTGAGCAGCATCGCCGCGGTGCAGCCCACGCCCAACGAGCTGCCCTACGCCACGGCCAAGGCCGGGCTCAACGCGCTCACCCTGGGCTTGGCCCGCGCCTACGCTCCCTCGGTCAGGGTCAACTGCATCATGCCCGGGCCGTTTCTCACCGACATCAGCAAGGCCTGGGACATGGATGCCTTCGAGCAGAGCGCCACCGCCCACATACCGTTGCAACGCGGCGGCCAACCCGACGAGATCGTGGGAGCGGCGTTGTACCTGGCCAGCGACGCTTCGAGCTACACCAGCGGTTCTGTAATCAAGGTGGACGGCGGCACGGCCTGGCCGGCGGCCTGA
- a CDS encoding GMP synthase: protein MKIGILLTDSVQPALAATHGQYSDMFARLLGGVDPSLQFACWDVHRGEFPDSIDDCDGYLMTGGRHSVYDELEWIAPLESYVVRLAEASWPLFAVCFGHQLVARALGGRTELAEQGWTLGVHSTRIESPFPWAVAGGDSVAGTHGELRLIHSHRDQVTRLPDGASLVGSSDSCPVSMYRIGKHVMSCQGHPEFSPEYALGLYESRRGLYADDLWNRSLASLAEDTDGGVIARWAVEFFRDAADSD from the coding sequence ATGAAGATAGGCATCCTTCTCACCGACTCAGTCCAGCCCGCGCTCGCCGCCACGCACGGCCAGTATAGCGACATGTTCGCCCGCCTGCTCGGTGGCGTGGACCCCTCTCTGCAGTTCGCTTGCTGGGATGTGCATCGCGGCGAGTTTCCCGACTCGATCGACGATTGCGATGGCTACCTGATGACCGGCGGCCGGCACAGTGTTTACGACGAGTTGGAGTGGATCGCTCCGCTCGAGAGCTACGTCGTACGGCTGGCCGAAGCGAGCTGGCCGCTGTTCGCCGTGTGCTTTGGCCACCAGTTGGTTGCCCGCGCACTGGGCGGCCGCACTGAGTTGGCCGAGCAGGGGTGGACGCTCGGTGTGCACAGCACGCGCATCGAGTCGCCGTTTCCCTGGGCCGTTGCCGGCGGAGATAGCGTTGCCGGCACGCACGGTGAGCTGCGGCTCATACACAGCCACCGCGACCAGGTGACGCGCCTGCCCGACGGTGCCAGCCTCGTGGGCTCCAGCGATTCCTGCCCTGTTTCTATGTACCGCATCGGCAAGCACGTGATGAGTTGCCAGGGCCATCCGGAGTTCAGCCCCGAGTATGCGCTGGGCTTGTACGAAAGCAGGCGCGGGTTGTACGCGGATGATCTGTGGAACCGGTCACTGGCTTCGCTGGCCGAGGACACCGACGGCGGGGTCATCGCCCGGTGGGCGGTAGAGTTTTTTCGTGACGCCGCCGACAGCGACTGA
- a CDS encoding metal-sensitive transcriptional regulator, translated as MDDETRKKVLTRLNRAEGQVAALRRMVEQDTYCVDVLTQVAAAQGALGRAGEMILSNHIETCVSHAFESGSADDRAAKVDELMEVFSRYSRIGAR; from the coding sequence ATGGACGATGAGACCCGCAAGAAGGTTCTGACCCGGCTCAACCGGGCCGAGGGGCAGGTGGCGGCCCTGCGGCGCATGGTGGAGCAGGACACCTACTGCGTGGACGTGCTCACCCAGGTCGCGGCCGCCCAGGGCGCGCTCGGGCGCGCGGGCGAGATGATACTGTCGAACCACATCGAGACCTGCGTCAGCCACGCGTTTGAAAGCGGCAGCGCCGACGACCGCGCGGCCAAGGTAGACGAGCTGATGGAAGTGTTCTCGCGCTACAGCCGCATAGGGGCGCGCTGA
- a CDS encoding amidohydrolase, with translation MLHTISGWRQHKLAVSAICVALTAAAACTRAPAVTVFTARSVVTMDPARPHAEAVAVADGRIIAVGSREELAPLAGCNGCVIDERFADEVLLPGFVENHLHPDMAAMLLALPITAPFDWELPGGTIKGIRGRPAFLDRLRELDAALDDAEQPLITWGYHDFFHGAGLDRDALDSVSTTRAVVAWHRSFHEVIANSVALEWMGVTRETAARLPGVALRADGEPTGRLSELGLLVALGTLSPVVLGEEAMDRGHSIVRQMIHSGGITTVVDMAYGMFSDEREWPILKRNLDRDDVPFRTRLVPLPFALGREWGDELFDKVEALPQRNSERLAFLRQVKMIGDGAFFSLLMRMQPPGYLEGGVGEWNTEPGRMADGLAPWWKAGYQLHVHSNGDAAQVAVLDALDQLQAEHPREDHRFTFHHFAQARPAELDRLAAAGALVSANVYYNYFMADIYAERGLGLPRAEKITPLGSLVKRGVKVSLHSDLPMGPARPLLAAWAAATRLTHEGNTRGADEALTPGQALLAITSDAAYAVGMEDELGSIRVGLRADFVALPDDPLVVGVDAWPDLIPVATVLSGKVYPVSR, from the coding sequence TTCACGGCCAGGAGCGTGGTAACCATGGACCCGGCTCGTCCCCATGCCGAGGCCGTGGCGGTGGCCGATGGAAGGATCATCGCGGTGGGCAGCCGCGAGGAGCTCGCGCCGCTGGCCGGCTGCAATGGGTGCGTCATTGACGAACGCTTTGCCGACGAGGTGCTGTTGCCCGGCTTCGTGGAGAACCACCTGCATCCCGACATGGCCGCAATGCTGCTGGCGTTACCCATAACGGCACCGTTTGACTGGGAGCTACCCGGCGGAACGATCAAGGGCATACGCGGCAGGCCAGCTTTTCTCGACAGGCTGCGCGAACTCGATGCCGCTCTTGACGACGCTGAGCAGCCGTTGATCACCTGGGGCTACCACGATTTCTTTCACGGTGCGGGACTCGACCGTGACGCGCTCGACTCGGTGTCGACCACGCGCGCAGTGGTGGCCTGGCACCGTTCGTTTCACGAGGTCATAGCCAATTCGGTCGCGCTCGAGTGGATGGGAGTCACCCGCGAGACGGCGGCGCGCTTGCCCGGTGTCGCATTGCGCGCAGATGGCGAACCCACTGGCCGCCTGTCGGAGCTGGGGCTGCTGGTCGCGCTCGGCACTCTGTCCCCGGTGGTGCTGGGCGAAGAGGCCATGGATCGCGGTCATTCCATCGTGCGGCAGATGATACACAGCGGCGGCATCACTACGGTTGTCGACATGGCCTACGGTATGTTCAGCGACGAGCGCGAGTGGCCGATTCTCAAGCGTAACCTCGACCGCGACGACGTGCCTTTTCGCACCCGCCTGGTGCCGCTGCCCTTCGCGTTGGGACGTGAGTGGGGCGATGAACTATTCGATAAAGTAGAGGCCCTGCCGCAACGCAACAGCGAGCGCCTGGCCTTTTTGCGCCAGGTCAAGATGATAGGCGACGGCGCGTTCTTTTCCCTGTTGATGCGGATGCAACCGCCGGGTTACCTGGAGGGGGGAGTGGGCGAGTGGAACACCGAGCCAGGTCGCATGGCCGACGGTCTCGCGCCCTGGTGGAAAGCGGGCTACCAACTGCACGTGCACAGCAACGGCGACGCGGCCCAGGTGGCGGTGCTCGACGCGCTCGATCAGCTGCAGGCCGAGCACCCGCGAGAGGATCACCGCTTTACCTTTCATCACTTTGCGCAGGCGCGCCCGGCCGAGTTGGATCGCCTCGCCGCGGCCGGCGCGTTGGTGTCAGCCAACGTGTACTACAACTACTTCATGGCCGACATATACGCCGAGCGTGGGCTTGGCCTGCCGCGCGCAGAAAAGATCACGCCGCTGGGGTCGCTGGTCAAACGCGGGGTGAAGGTGTCGCTGCATTCCGACCTGCCCATGGGGCCGGCGCGCCCTCTGCTCGCGGCCTGGGCCGCTGCCACTCGGCTGACCCATGAAGGCAATACCCGTGGCGCCGACGAGGCGCTTACCCCGGGACAGGCCCTGCTCGCGATCACCAGCGACGCGGCCTACGCGGTCGGTATGGAAGACGAGCTGGGCAGTATACGAGTGGGCCTCAGGGCCGACTTCGTGGCGCTACCCGACGATCCGCTGGTAGTGGGCGTCGATGCGTGGCCCGACCTTATCCCGGTGGCCACCGTGCTCTCGGGTAAAGTTTACCCGGTCAGCCGATAG
- a CDS encoding phospholipase yields the protein MADDYEAVMAAAVGPLLATLDGFEQVQRRLHPPELPALRAAMKPVGQRLASGLDGIAAASPPEALRGFNDQLLAGGRSLAEAFDLFCSEASAEQGIMQVLASMGAFTRSLEQLYPLRTFPPLGRFFVEQEFHDRLDELDPEPREGVATGVHLGGDANDRKARGGFALYVPEWWDGSAEMPLVVALHGGSGDGRGFMWSWLREARGRGFFLLAPTAQGSTWSMMGEDIDGPALRAMVELVAERWPVKRSSILLTGLSDGATYSLLTGLAEDSPFTAFAPMSGVLHPGNLERGNMQRAAGRRIYLVHGALDWMFPVETARWAAGQLREAGADLVYREIDGLSHTYARDENDRILSWFDASLALPGDGEKNKGGNET from the coding sequence GTGGCTGATGATTACGAAGCGGTGATGGCGGCTGCGGTGGGCCCGCTGCTGGCCACTCTCGACGGCTTCGAACAGGTGCAGCGCCGCCTCCATCCGCCCGAGCTGCCCGCCCTGCGTGCAGCCATGAAACCGGTGGGACAGCGCCTCGCCTCGGGGCTGGACGGTATTGCAGCTGCCAGCCCGCCCGAGGCCTTGCGCGGCTTCAATGACCAGCTGTTGGCCGGTGGCCGATCGCTGGCCGAGGCCTTCGATCTTTTCTGCTCAGAGGCGTCGGCCGAGCAGGGCATCATGCAGGTGCTCGCGTCGATGGGTGCCTTCACCCGTTCGCTCGAACAACTCTACCCACTGCGCACCTTCCCGCCGCTCGGGCGATTCTTTGTCGAACAGGAGTTTCACGATCGCCTCGACGAGCTTGATCCCGAGCCGCGCGAGGGTGTGGCCACGGGCGTGCACCTGGGCGGTGACGCCAACGATCGCAAGGCACGCGGTGGCTTCGCGCTCTACGTTCCCGAGTGGTGGGACGGCAGCGCCGAGATGCCGCTCGTGGTAGCCCTGCACGGAGGCTCGGGCGACGGGCGCGGTTTCATGTGGAGCTGGCTGAGGGAGGCCCGCGGCCGTGGTTTTTTTCTGCTCGCTCCTACCGCCCAGGGCTCGACCTGGTCGATGATGGGCGAAGACATCGACGGCCCGGCCCTGCGGGCCATGGTAGAGCTGGTCGCCGAGCGCTGGCCGGTAAAGCGCTCGAGCATCCTGCTCACCGGCCTGTCCGACGGCGCGACATACTCGCTGCTCACCGGCCTTGCCGAAGATTCACCTTTTACTGCGTTTGCTCCGATGTCGGGGGTACTGCACCCCGGAAACCTCGAGCGAGGCAACATGCAGCGCGCCGCGGGCAGGCGTATTTATCTCGTGCACGGCGCCCTGGACTGGATGTTCCCGGTGGAAACAGCGCGTTGGGCCGCCGGGCAGCTCCGGGAAGCCGGCGCGGATCTTGTATACCGGGAGATAGACGGTCTGTCGCATACCTATGCCCGTGACGAGAACGACCGTATACTGAGTTGGTTCGATGCTTCGCTGGCCCTGCCCGGCGACGGCGAGAAGAACAAGGGAGGAAACGAAACATGA